The following coding sequences lie in one Crassostrea angulata isolate pt1a10 chromosome 10, ASM2561291v2, whole genome shotgun sequence genomic window:
- the LOC128164599 gene encoding P2X purinoceptor 7-like: MSSGHDVRGSPALSPLLSNITLLSVIKHTANHSSKFKIMETLEDEIPNVDLSDAENIRPYQFEPLANTSETPRSATPDNDSSDVEDFQDRQVNTNWCECGICISMATQQECICCQEIAAISAEIEAGAHQCITESPIFTDNCLNRHVLHVSMYEYLQNVGPIDDNQPSHQVYRHLDYRRFVRWIWHFLGKSNRKILPACVVSKIRETFPSEQYCGFRYAR, from the exons ATGAGCTCTGGCCATGACGTCAGAGGTTCGCCAGCACTCTCCCCACTGTTATCAAACATCACTCTCCTCTCTGTTATCAAACACACAGCAAATCATTCAAGCAAGTTTAAAATAATGGAAACACTGGAAGATGAAATTCCAAACGTTGATCTTTCTGATGCTGAAAACATTAGACCGTATCAGTTTGAACCTTTGGCTAACACTAGTGAAACTCCAAGAAGTGCTACACCAGACAATGATAGTTCTGATGTAGAGGACTTTCAGGATAGACAAGTCAATACTAATTG GTGTGAATGTGGCATTTGCATATCCATGGCAACTCAACAAGAGTGCATTTGTTGTCAGGAAATAGCAGCAATTAGTGCAGAAATTGAGGCAGGGGCCCACCAATGCATAACAGAAAGTCCAATATTTACAGACAATTGTCTAAATCGACATGTTTTACACGTTtcaatgtatgaatatttacaaaatgtggGACCAATCGATGACAATCAACCATCTCACCA GGTATACAGACATCTTGACTATAGACGGTTTGTCAGGTGGATATGGCACTTCTTAGGAAAAAGCAACAGAAAAATATTACCTGCATGTGTGGTATCCAAAATAAGAGAGACATTTCCATCAGAACAATATTGTGGTTTTAGATATGCCAGATGA